In Pseudobdellovibrionaceae bacterium, the following proteins share a genomic window:
- a CDS encoding CBS domain-containing protein — protein MKKVAEDKHLSEAPAHTFMSKQVLSITAGTRIYFAVKMLQTHRISGAPVVDNSGHLIGIISDYDLLLQAATRDVSSPLEYRHDVLAIDLDTPLKEVIVHLYRTKYRRLPVVDKTRKVVGVVSRIDVLMKLLGLP, from the coding sequence ATGAAAAAGGTGGCAGAGGACAAGCACCTCTCCGAGGCGCCGGCGCACACCTTTATGTCCAAACAAGTCCTCAGTATCACCGCAGGTACCCGGATCTATTTTGCGGTCAAAATGCTGCAAACCCATCGTATCAGTGGTGCTCCGGTTGTCGACAACAGTGGGCATTTGATTGGCATTATCTCTGACTATGATCTTTTACTTCAGGCAGCAACCCGGGATGTATCGTCGCCATTGGAATACCGCCACGACGTCCTTGCCATTGACCTGGACACACCTCTGAAAGAGGTGATTGTTCACCTTTACAGGACCAAATACCGCAGACTTCCGGTGGTGGACAAAACTCGCAAAGTGGTCGGTGTGGTCTCGCGCATTGATGTGTTAATGAAGCTTCTCGGCTTGCCTTAG
- a CDS encoding S-adenosyl-l-methionine hydroxide adenosyltransferase family protein gives MKPSFFSILLASCLMVNPLALAKSLLVLQTDFGLKDGAVSAMKGVIFQVDDNLKVSDLTHEIPAFNTWEASYRLMQVMPYWKKGTVFVSVVDPGVGSSRKSVVAKLKTGHLIVTPDNGTLTHLAQKFGIEEVRQIDEKKMRIKGSTLSHTFHGRDVYAYTGAMLASEKTPFDKVGPAVKDDLVKLDFTQATWSEGVLSGNIPVLDPQYGNVWTNISNDLADKMNLNVGELYRVQIFNQQRLVYNRVIPFARTFGDVTVGEDLIYLNSLLDLALAVNQGNFAKMRGIESGSDWTVKISRP, from the coding sequence ATGAAGCCCTCCTTTTTCTCGATCTTGCTAGCGTCCTGCTTAATGGTAAACCCCTTGGCATTGGCAAAATCCCTTTTAGTTTTGCAAACTGATTTTGGCCTGAAAGACGGGGCCGTAAGTGCCATGAAAGGGGTCATCTTCCAAGTCGATGACAATCTCAAGGTCAGTGACCTCACCCATGAGATCCCTGCCTTCAACACGTGGGAAGCTTCATATCGACTGATGCAGGTGATGCCCTATTGGAAAAAGGGCACCGTCTTTGTCAGTGTTGTCGATCCGGGAGTGGGCTCTAGCCGCAAAAGCGTGGTCGCCAAACTCAAAACGGGCCACCTCATCGTCACTCCTGACAACGGGACTCTGACCCATCTAGCTCAGAAGTTCGGCATTGAGGAGGTGAGGCAGATTGACGAGAAAAAAATGCGAATCAAAGGTTCTACCCTTTCCCACACCTTTCATGGAAGGGACGTCTACGCCTACACTGGTGCCATGCTCGCGTCAGAAAAGACCCCCTTCGACAAGGTGGGGCCTGCGGTTAAAGACGACCTGGTGAAATTGGATTTCACCCAAGCCACCTGGAGTGAAGGTGTTCTCAGTGGCAATATTCCGGTTTTGGATCCTCAGTACGGAAATGTATGGACCAATATCTCCAATGACCTGGCCGACAAGATGAATCTGAACGTGGGCGAACTCTACCGGGTGCAGATATTTAACCAACAACGCCTGGTGTACAACCGAGTGATCCCATTTGCTCGCACCTTTGGTGACGTGACTGTTGGCGAAGATCTGATTTACCTGAATAGTCTGTTAGATCTTGCCCTGGCCGTAAACCAAGGCAATTTTGCCAAAATGAGGGGCATTGAATCTGGATCTGATTGGACAGTGAAAATCAGCCGTCCTTAA
- a CDS encoding DUF3450 domain-containing protein, whose product MKQKLIPIILGTFLFAGAAMAQQPAETEQQKLNQVLSSQEKANSESAQAQKKITEISDETRRLLDEYRMTLRKIDNTKIYNAQLEKLLADQVAEMKAIQKDIDSIRNTQREVVPLMMRMIATMEKFVQLDIPFLMEERQDRIGKLKTMMNRADVSTSEKFRRVLEAYQVENDYGRTIEAYRGLQQVNGKDLTVDFLRIGRLALIYQTLDGKQAGQWMPQQKRWLPLDDSFAKSIRKGLRIARKEAAPDLMKLPIQTAEVK is encoded by the coding sequence ATGAAACAAAAGCTAATACCCATTATCCTTGGAACTTTTCTGTTTGCAGGGGCGGCCATGGCGCAACAGCCTGCTGAAACAGAACAACAGAAACTCAACCAGGTCCTGTCCTCTCAGGAAAAGGCCAATAGCGAGTCTGCACAGGCTCAGAAAAAGATCACCGAGATCTCGGATGAGACCCGCAGGCTTCTGGATGAGTACCGAATGACATTACGGAAAATTGACAACACCAAAATTTACAACGCTCAATTGGAAAAGCTCCTGGCCGACCAGGTTGCCGAAATGAAGGCCATTCAAAAAGACATCGACTCCATCCGCAACACGCAAAGGGAAGTGGTGCCACTGATGATGCGCATGATTGCCACTATGGAAAAATTTGTTCAGCTGGACATTCCTTTCCTGATGGAAGAGCGACAGGACCGGATTGGCAAACTCAAGACCATGATGAATCGGGCTGATGTCTCGACCTCTGAGAAGTTCCGGCGCGTGTTGGAAGCTTACCAGGTGGAAAACGACTACGGTCGAACCATTGAAGCCTACCGCGGCCTCCAGCAGGTGAATGGCAAAGACCTGACCGTGGATTTTCTGCGTATCGGTCGCCTCGCCCTGATCTATCAAACACTTGATGGCAAACAGGCCGGCCAGTGGATGCCTCAACAAAAAAGGTGGCTCCCCCTAGATGACTCTTTCGCCAAAAGTATTCGCAAAGGTCTGCGCATTGCCCGCAAAGAAGCCGCTCCCGATCTGATGAAGCTCCCCATCCAAACCGCTGAGGTGAAATAA
- a CDS encoding biotin transporter BioY, with translation MISQALIPRLFPSELTHIKGRLLAVSSGVGLMFLLAQVAIPLPFTPVPVTGQTFGLLFVSLLWGRRLGFETLLLYIGLGALGLPLFAQFKSGLAGATSGYLLGMLAASYVIGSLADRGWGRTYVKAVLAGALGLAVVFACGLLILRYFIPEGTLLSAGLYPFVPGAILKLLLASGLSAHLNRSATKDGE, from the coding sequence ATGATTTCTCAAGCGCTTATACCTCGTCTTTTTCCATCTGAATTGACGCACATCAAGGGCCGCTTGTTGGCTGTTTCCTCTGGAGTGGGCCTCATGTTCTTGTTGGCTCAGGTGGCGATCCCTCTCCCCTTCACTCCGGTGCCAGTGACGGGACAAACCTTTGGCCTGCTGTTCGTGTCTTTACTCTGGGGAAGACGCCTCGGCTTTGAGACCCTATTACTCTACATAGGCCTGGGGGCATTGGGCCTGCCGCTGTTTGCCCAGTTTAAATCGGGCCTGGCTGGTGCCACCTCAGGATATCTTTTGGGCATGCTGGCGGCCTCCTATGTGATTGGCTCCCTTGCTGATCGGGGCTGGGGACGCACCTATGTGAAGGCCGTGCTGGCAGGTGCCTTAGGGCTCGCTGTTGTGTTTGCTTGCGGGCTATTGATTCTTAGATACTTCATCCCGGAGGGCACTTTACTGTCCGCCGGACTCTACCCCTTTGTGCCAGGCGCCATCCTGAAACTTCTACTAGCCAGTGGCTTGAGCGCCCATCTCAATCGCTCTGCCACCAAAGATGGAGAGTGA
- a CDS encoding MotA/TolQ/ExbB proton channel family protein, which produces MLFEAWEVIQDFLATGGQVLALIFATTLALWTLILERSLFLKKDFPSLAKSIKQEWDKRGDKDSWDAHQIRLAKISQAQQALSERIPLIKTLVSVCPLLGLLGTVTGMIAVFDVMAVTGTGNARLMASGISMATIPTMAGMVASLSGLYMGSWLEGKAKVETEKLSESLVFQEIVRTKESGI; this is translated from the coding sequence ATGCTATTTGAAGCCTGGGAAGTCATTCAAGATTTCTTAGCCACCGGCGGTCAGGTGTTGGCGTTAATATTTGCCACCACTCTGGCCCTGTGGACCCTGATATTAGAACGAAGTTTGTTTTTGAAAAAGGACTTCCCGTCTCTAGCCAAGTCCATCAAACAGGAATGGGACAAACGCGGTGACAAAGATTCCTGGGACGCTCACCAGATCCGCCTGGCTAAAATCTCCCAGGCGCAGCAAGCGCTTTCTGAGCGCATTCCATTGATTAAAACTCTGGTCTCCGTTTGCCCCCTGCTGGGTTTGTTGGGCACGGTGACTGGAATGATTGCTGTCTTTGATGTGATGGCCGTGACCGGAACCGGAAACGCCCGGCTTATGGCCTCGGGCATTTCAATGGCCACCATTCCCACCATGGCCGGCATGGTGGCCTCCCTGAGCGGCCTCTACATGGGATCATGGCTTGAGGGAAAGGCCAAGGTTGAAACTGAAAAGCTGTCTGAGAGCCTGGTGTTTCAGGAAATTGTACGTACAAAGGAGAGTGGAATATGA
- a CDS encoding YajQ family cyclic di-GMP-binding protein, whose protein sequence is MPSFDIVSEVNLQEVENAVNQATKEIQSRYDFKGSKAKLEWDKKEIQISAEDDYKIGAMKDILQTKMHRRGVDIQALQFTDPEQVGGMMLKMKVTLVQGIDKEMAKKITKSIKDSKLKVQPQIVDDKVRVTSKSIDALQECIQFIKQQALGIPVQFENMRS, encoded by the coding sequence ATGCCCTCGTTTGACATCGTCTCGGAAGTGAACCTTCAAGAAGTGGAAAATGCCGTGAATCAGGCAACCAAGGAAATCCAAAGTCGTTACGACTTCAAGGGTTCCAAGGCCAAGCTTGAATGGGACAAAAAAGAAATTCAGATTTCGGCTGAGGACGATTACAAAATTGGCGCCATGAAGGATATCCTGCAAACTAAGATGCATCGTCGCGGGGTAGACATTCAGGCACTGCAGTTCACAGATCCTGAACAGGTCGGTGGGATGATGCTCAAGATGAAAGTAACATTGGTTCAGGGAATCGATAAGGAGATGGCCAAGAAAATCACCAAGTCGATCAAGGACTCAAAACTCAAGGTTCAGCCGCAGATTGTGGACGACAAGGTGAGAGTGACTTCCAAGAGCATCGATGCCCTTCAGGAGTGCATTCAGTTCATCAAACAGCAAGCCTTGGGTATCCCGGTACAGTTTGAAAATATGCGTTCTTAG
- a CDS encoding protein kinase — protein MTRRARPKKLAPIESFDFPEGFILSRKYRIVRKIGQGWEGEVYIVEELFTGIERAAKVFFPHRNVNNKAAKFYAKKLHKLRSCSILIQYLTQERIYYRGHEITYLISEFVEGETLDDFLARQPGKRLSPFQAMHMLAALAKGMEEVHRLKEYHGDLHSGNVMVQRYGLEFHLKVLDMFHWGSASPENIRDDVSNMIRIFYDCLGGARFYPRQPEEVKEICCGLKKTLISRKFKTAGLLRHHLEQMAWS, from the coding sequence ATGACTCGACGAGCACGCCCCAAGAAGCTGGCTCCCATTGAATCTTTTGATTTTCCAGAAGGCTTTATTCTTTCCCGAAAGTACCGGATTGTGCGCAAGATTGGTCAGGGTTGGGAAGGCGAAGTCTATATTGTCGAAGAGCTGTTCACTGGAATCGAGAGAGCAGCCAAGGTCTTCTTCCCCCATCGTAATGTCAACAATAAGGCTGCCAAGTTTTACGCAAAGAAACTTCATAAACTTAGAAGTTGTTCCATCCTTATTCAATATCTGACTCAGGAAAGAATCTATTACCGGGGGCACGAAATCACTTACCTGATTTCCGAGTTCGTTGAAGGCGAAACCCTGGATGATTTCCTGGCTCGTCAACCAGGGAAACGCCTGAGTCCGTTTCAGGCCATGCACATGTTAGCCGCATTGGCCAAGGGAATGGAGGAGGTTCATCGCCTCAAGGAATACCATGGTGACCTTCATTCCGGGAACGTTATGGTTCAGCGATATGGGCTGGAATTCCATTTGAAGGTTCTGGACATGTTTCACTGGGGCTCAGCCTCTCCCGAAAATATTCGCGATGATGTGTCTAATATGATTCGCATTTTTTACGACTGTTTGGGTGGGGCCCGTTTTTATCCAAGGCAACCCGAGGAAGTAAAAGAAATCTGCTGTGGACTTAAGAAGACACTGATATCGCGGAAATTTAAAACGGCTGGATTGTTACGCCATCATTTGGAACAGATGGCCTGGAGTTGA
- a CDS encoding TonB-dependent receptor — MGFLICRGFASAIRRFLLWTSLIAALSSFLLPEVYGQESEAPAATEQSSEETTENSPATESTTDQEDSKEESEPEKKDAAKTESRPESEAAQNSEENTDGDAGKSVTVTPIVESEAEQRAAAEKAKSYDKRVEKLEVTGSHIKRIDVEGPSPVVVLDREHLERSGYNSVADVLRESTTNSFGSAREASGSNAAGVAHVSLRGLGASRTLVLLNGKRLPSDAVTGAVDLNLIPMAAVERIDILKDGASATYGSDALGGVVNIITRKDYNGTELSARQHVPDMKGGEKVELNLVTGSSSAESSLVTTVHYRQNKKIFARDRKWSAEGTSTLGSPGSYRQVNGDGSKEPWKADALCPADQIRSTPGGDFCTFKYADFATTLPDLEQLSALTDYTYEFNEQYRFFGRVNATRKRASWVYAPSPGIFKVPAAVADTLGPGSTPLPGVTPGSDVEIRYRLIELGNRQSVIETTAIGFLAGFKGEFFNTWDWELSSHTNRVHRTDFGVSGYAVEADLDDLIATGAFNPMAPAGSRGSLDSAFYKPWQESVSEISATELKLSGELFDIWGGALALGLGGTFSHEAYQDIFDPLSVQGKVFGNAGSSGGGERDTQSGYMEISAPLTQNLELQLAGRHDKYSDFGETTNPKAAMRWQASKSLMFRASVGTGFKAPAMQDLYASTSEGYPSFIDHVACEAEKTAGGSTPSCTPQQYLRISGGNPNLKEEKSQSVNFGMIYQPSQMFSFGFDWWQINLDNVVGLSLEDATKAELAGANLAQYGVVIKRDSSGYIEEVTAPLLNLSKQEISGLDVATEIRHKSKLGLIGFKIEHGLIFSYKQEGFPGTGFKDILGERGLPPWRNTATLSYAPNLNNEMSLVARTVAGTEKTVKEEGDLDNYTELDLQYNYTAPWDGTLTMGVKNIAGSTPPLDDSDPNNQLDGSLFDAIGRTVYVGYKQNL; from the coding sequence ATGGGGTTTCTTATCTGTCGGGGTTTCGCCTCGGCCATACGGCGTTTTTTACTCTGGACTTCACTGATTGCAGCCTTAAGTTCATTTCTCTTGCCGGAAGTGTACGGTCAAGAATCAGAAGCTCCTGCTGCAACTGAACAATCCAGCGAAGAAACAACTGAGAATAGTCCGGCCACTGAAAGTACCACTGATCAAGAAGACTCAAAAGAAGAGTCAGAGCCCGAAAAAAAGGATGCTGCCAAGACCGAATCTCGACCTGAATCCGAAGCTGCACAAAATTCCGAGGAAAATACCGATGGTGATGCTGGCAAATCCGTCACCGTCACTCCCATAGTCGAATCCGAGGCCGAGCAGCGCGCCGCTGCTGAAAAGGCCAAATCTTATGATAAACGCGTTGAAAAACTTGAAGTCACCGGTTCTCACATCAAACGCATTGATGTGGAAGGCCCCTCACCAGTCGTGGTTCTCGACAGAGAACACCTGGAAAGATCCGGTTACAATTCCGTCGCCGATGTTTTGCGGGAGAGCACAACCAATTCCTTTGGTTCTGCTCGTGAAGCCTCGGGAAGTAACGCGGCGGGAGTTGCCCATGTGAGCTTGCGTGGACTGGGTGCGAGTCGCACCCTAGTCCTCCTTAATGGAAAACGTCTTCCTTCTGACGCCGTCACCGGTGCCGTGGACCTAAACCTGATCCCCATGGCTGCTGTCGAGCGCATCGACATCCTTAAAGACGGAGCCAGTGCCACTTATGGTTCTGATGCCCTGGGTGGAGTGGTCAATATCATCACCCGCAAGGATTACAACGGCACGGAGCTCTCGGCTCGTCAGCATGTCCCCGACATGAAGGGTGGAGAAAAGGTGGAGCTGAACCTGGTGACAGGTTCCAGCTCGGCCGAAAGTTCACTAGTAACCACGGTCCACTACAGACAAAACAAAAAGATTTTTGCCCGCGATCGCAAATGGAGTGCTGAAGGCACCTCCACCCTTGGCAGCCCTGGCTCTTACCGTCAGGTGAACGGCGACGGATCTAAAGAACCTTGGAAAGCCGACGCCCTCTGCCCTGCCGACCAAATCAGGTCCACACCAGGCGGTGACTTCTGTACTTTCAAATACGCCGACTTCGCCACCACACTTCCGGACCTGGAACAGCTGAGTGCTTTGACCGACTATACTTATGAGTTCAATGAACAGTATCGTTTTTTTGGTCGGGTCAATGCCACTCGCAAGCGAGCCAGCTGGGTGTATGCTCCTTCTCCCGGCATTTTTAAGGTACCTGCCGCCGTCGCCGACACATTGGGGCCTGGAAGCACTCCTCTCCCCGGCGTGACTCCTGGGTCAGATGTGGAGATTCGCTACCGCCTCATTGAACTGGGCAACCGACAAAGTGTGATTGAAACCACCGCCATTGGGTTTCTGGCAGGGTTTAAGGGAGAGTTCTTCAACACCTGGGATTGGGAACTGAGCAGCCATACTAATCGCGTCCACCGCACGGACTTTGGCGTCAGCGGCTATGCGGTAGAAGCAGACCTGGATGATCTGATCGCCACAGGAGCCTTTAATCCTATGGCCCCTGCCGGCTCTCGCGGCTCTTTGGACAGTGCCTTTTACAAGCCCTGGCAGGAGTCTGTCTCGGAAATCTCAGCCACTGAACTCAAACTAAGCGGTGAGCTTTTTGATATCTGGGGTGGAGCCCTAGCGCTGGGACTTGGCGGGACATTCTCCCACGAAGCCTACCAAGACATCTTCGATCCTCTTTCAGTCCAAGGAAAAGTCTTTGGTAACGCTGGATCGTCTGGAGGAGGCGAGCGCGACACCCAATCGGGTTACATGGAAATCTCAGCACCTCTGACACAGAATTTGGAGCTGCAGCTTGCCGGACGTCACGACAAATACAGTGACTTCGGAGAAACCACCAATCCTAAGGCCGCCATGCGCTGGCAAGCCTCAAAGTCTTTGATGTTCCGCGCCTCCGTCGGCACAGGCTTTAAGGCTCCGGCCATGCAAGACCTTTACGCATCGACTAGTGAAGGCTACCCGAGTTTTATCGACCATGTCGCCTGTGAAGCGGAAAAAACCGCCGGTGGTTCAACACCTTCCTGCACTCCACAGCAGTACTTGAGAATCTCTGGGGGGAATCCCAATTTGAAAGAGGAGAAGTCGCAGTCCGTGAACTTCGGTATGATCTACCAACCTTCGCAGATGTTCTCGTTCGGTTTTGACTGGTGGCAGATCAATCTCGACAATGTGGTGGGCCTGAGTCTTGAAGACGCCACCAAAGCTGAGCTGGCAGGAGCAAACCTGGCTCAATATGGTGTGGTCATTAAACGGGACAGCAGTGGATACATTGAAGAAGTGACGGCCCCACTGTTGAATCTCTCCAAGCAGGAGATCTCGGGCCTTGATGTGGCCACCGAAATTCGCCACAAGAGCAAGTTGGGCCTGATTGGATTTAAGATCGAGCATGGCCTGATCTTTTCATACAAGCAAGAAGGATTCCCAGGTACCGGATTTAAAGACATCCTGGGTGAACGCGGACTACCCCCTTGGAGAAATACGGCCACGCTCTCCTACGCTCCCAATCTCAACAATGAGATGAGTCTTGTTGCGCGTACCGTTGCCGGCACCGAAAAAACAGTGAAAGAAGAAGGCGACCTGGACAACTACACCGAGCTGGACCTTCAGTACAACTACACTGCGCCCTGGGATGGTACTTTGACTATGGGAGTGAAGAACATCGCCGGTTCCACTCCCCCACTGGATGATTCGGATCCCAATAATCAATTGGACGGAAGCCTGTTTGATGCCATCGGCCGCACCGTCTATGTGGGCTACAAACAAAATCTGTAA
- a CDS encoding MotA/TolQ/ExbB proton channel family protein: MKRLITLISLMTVFSLPASANPSNLDELLAQVKKEQGTKAELQIQREEDFLSKRDQQMALLKEAQSQLAAIEKVTMGLTRQFEKNEKDLAGIETQKQIVLGTLGEMFGVVKQVAGDMRGQFEGSVISAQIPGRKEAMADLAERKSLPEIQDLENLWFHLQQEMTESGKVTRFKASVIAPDGTKNVQPVVRVGSFNLISDGLYLHFQPATGQIMELARQPEGKHLSLASDFASSRSSFAAFSLDPSRGSLLSMLVQAPSLGERFQQGGVVGYVIIALLILGLILVIERLIVLYREGKKITSQLASTEANLNNPLGRIMQVFSQYREKDLETLELKIDEEVLRSTPKLERGIGTIKLLSAVAPLLGLLGTVTGMILTFQSITLFGTSDPKLMAGGISQALITTVFGLVCAIPLLLLHNFVNSKSKGLIQILEEQSAGMIASRGEKG; the protein is encoded by the coding sequence ATGAAAAGACTTATCACTTTAATCAGTTTAATGACTGTTTTCTCCCTCCCCGCCTCGGCCAACCCGTCAAATTTGGACGAGCTCCTGGCCCAGGTCAAAAAAGAACAAGGGACAAAGGCAGAGCTACAAATCCAACGGGAAGAGGATTTCCTGAGTAAACGCGATCAGCAGATGGCGCTTTTGAAGGAAGCCCAGTCTCAACTGGCAGCGATTGAAAAGGTCACAATGGGCCTCACTCGGCAATTTGAAAAGAACGAAAAGGACCTGGCCGGAATTGAAACCCAAAAGCAGATTGTTCTGGGAACTCTGGGGGAAATGTTTGGCGTGGTCAAACAAGTCGCCGGCGACATGAGAGGCCAGTTCGAAGGTTCGGTGATTTCAGCCCAAATTCCAGGTCGCAAAGAAGCAATGGCCGATTTGGCTGAAAGAAAATCCCTGCCAGAGATCCAAGATCTGGAAAATCTGTGGTTTCACCTCCAGCAGGAGATGACCGAATCAGGAAAGGTCACCCGCTTTAAAGCTTCGGTGATCGCCCCTGATGGCACTAAGAATGTTCAACCCGTGGTGCGCGTGGGGAGCTTTAACCTGATCAGTGATGGCCTGTACCTTCACTTTCAACCCGCCACCGGTCAAATCATGGAACTGGCCAGGCAACCTGAGGGTAAGCATTTGTCGCTTGCCAGTGACTTTGCTTCCAGCAGATCATCCTTTGCCGCCTTCAGCCTTGATCCCAGTCGGGGAAGTCTTTTGTCCATGCTGGTCCAGGCCCCGAGCTTAGGCGAGAGATTTCAGCAAGGCGGAGTTGTAGGTTACGTCATTATCGCCTTGTTGATCTTGGGCCTCATCCTGGTGATCGAGCGACTGATTGTCCTTTACCGCGAAGGCAAGAAGATCACCAGCCAGTTGGCATCGACTGAGGCCAACCTCAACAATCCTCTTGGCCGTATCATGCAGGTCTTCTCCCAATACCGGGAAAAGGATCTGGAAACTCTTGAACTCAAAATTGATGAGGAGGTTTTGCGCTCTACTCCTAAACTGGAAAGAGGAATTGGCACTATTAAACTGCTCTCGGCCGTGGCACCTCTGCTCGGTCTTTTGGGAACAGTGACCGGTATGATCCTGACCTTCCAAAGCATCACTTTGTTTGGCACCAGCGATCCAAAACTCATGGCCGGTGGTATTTCCCAGGCCCTGATCACTACGGTGTTCGGATTGGTCTGCGCCATCCCGCTGCTATTGCTACACAACTTTGTGAACTCCAAGAGCAAGGGCCTGATCCAGATCCTTGAAGAACAAAGCGCTGGCATGATTGCCAGTCGCGGGGAGAAGGGGTGA